The Delphinus delphis chromosome 10, mDelDel1.2, whole genome shotgun sequence genome includes a region encoding these proteins:
- the LOC132432868 gene encoding tubulin beta-2B chain: MREIVHIQAGQCGNQIGAKFWEVISDEHGIDPTGSYHGDSDLQLERINVYYNEATGNKYVPRAILVDLEPGTMDSVRSGPFGQIFRPDNFVFGQSGAGNNWAKGHYTEGAELVDSVLDVVRKESESCDCLQGFQLTHSLGGGTGSGMGTLLISKIREEYPDRIMNTFSVMPSPKVSDTVVEPYNATLSVHQLVENTDETYCIDNEALYDICFRTLKLTTPTYGDLNHLVSATMSGVTTCLRFPGQLNADLRKLAVNMVPFPRLHFFMPGFAPLTSRGSQQYRALTVPELTQQMFDSKNMMAACDPRHGRYLTVAAIFRGRMSMKEVDEQMLNVQNKNSSYFVEWIPNNVKTAVCDIPPRGLKMSATFIGNSTAIQELFKRISEQFTAMFRRKAFLHWYTGEGMDEMEFTEAESNMNDLVSEYQQYQDATADEQGEFEEEEGEDEA; encoded by the exons ATGCGTGAGATTGTGCACATCCAGGCGGGCCAGTGCGGCAACCAGATCGGCGCCAAG TTTTGGGAGGTCATCAGCGATGAGCATGGGATCGACCCCACCGGCAGTTACCATGGAGACAGTGACCTGCAGCTGGAGAGAATCAACGTGTACTACAATGAAGCCACTG GTAACAAATACGTGCCTCGGGCCATCCTGGTGGATCTGGAGCCGGGCACCATGGACTCGGTCAGGTCTGGACCCTTCGGCCAGATCTTCAGGCCCGACAACTTCGTGTTTG GCCAGAGCGGTGCCGGCAACAACTGGGCCAAGGGCCACTACACGGAGGGCGCGGAGCTGGTGGACTCGGTCCTGGACGTGGTCCGGAAGGAGTCAGAAAGCTGTGACTGTCTGCAGGGCTTCCAGCTGACCCACTCGCTGGGGGGCGGCACCGGGTCCGGGATGGGCACCCTCCTCATCAGCAAGATCCGCGAGGAGTACCCCGACCGCATCATGAACACCTTCAGCGTGATGCCCTCGCCCAAGGTGTCGGACACGGTGGTGGAGCCCTACAACGCCACGCTGTCCGTGCACCAGCTGGTGGAGAACACGGACGAGACCTACTGCATCGACAACGAGGCGCTGTACGACATCTGCTTCCGCACCCTGAAGCTGACCACGCCCACCTACGGGGACCTCAACCACCTGGTGTCGGCCACCATGAGCGGGGTCACCACGTGCCTGCGCTTCCCGGGCCAGCTCAACGCCGACCTGCGCAAGCTGGCCGTGAACATGGTGCCCTTCCCGCGCCTGCACTTCTTCATGCCCGGCTTCGCGCCGCTGACCAGCCGGGGCAGCCAGCAGTACCGCGCGCTGACGGTGCCCGAGCTCACGCAGCAGATGTTCGACTCCAAGAACATGATGGCCGCCTGCGACCCGCGCCACGGCCGCTACCTGACCGTGGCCGCCATCTTCCGGGGCCGCATGTCCATGAAGGAGGTGGACGAGCAGATGCTCAACGTGCAGAACAAGAACAGCAGCTACTTCGTCGAGTGGATCCCCAACAACGTGAAGACGGCCGTGTGCGACATCCCGCCCCGCGGGCTCAAGATGTCGGCCACCTTCATCGGCAACAGCACGGCCATCCAGGAGCTGTTCAAGCGCATCTCGGAGCAGTTCACGGCCATGTTCCGCCGCAAGGCCTTCCTGCACTGGTACACGGGCGAGGGCATGGACGAGATGGAGTTCACCGAGGCCGAGAGCAACATGAATGACCTGGTGTCCGAGTACCAGCAGTACCAGGACGCCACGGCCGACGAGCAGGGGGAGTTTGAGGAGGAGGAGGGCGAGGACGAGGCCTGA